In a single window of the Zea mays cultivar B73 chromosome 5, Zm-B73-REFERENCE-NAM-5.0, whole genome shotgun sequence genome:
- the LOC103626303 gene encoding serine carboxypeptidase-like 18 isoform X2 produces MAITPRLAAIFFSLLCCRSASSLRPPNLISNSSGGVITHLPGFQGPLPFHLQTGYVEVDEDNGVHLFYYFVRSEREDSPGDDPVVLWLTGGPGCSVLTGLAYEIGPLSFDLNGYVGGLPKLVYKQDSWTKVSNVIFLDSPVGAGFSYSHTEEGYKSSDTRAVNQILVFLKKWFDKYPQFFSSPLYIAGDSYSGMIVPTVTSEIARGKEEGSQPNLNLKGYLVGNPVTDFNFDGPSRIPFAHGMGLISDEIYEAYEKSCSVGDSRRQSIECINSLGAIDECIKGISPNHVLEPLCAFASPKPKLISSGAREMLQLPVPVHTEEEEEELRLSEISLQCRTAGYMMSSMWANDASVRQALGIHKGTVPSWSRCNYDIPYTNDIPSAVKYHLDVTTKGYRSLVYNGDHDMVVPFIGTQAWIRSLNFSTVDEWRPWFVDGQVAGFTRSYSNNLTFATVKGGGHTAPEYMPRQCFAMFVRWVSGDPL; encoded by the exons ATGGCAATAACACCAAGGCTCGCCGCAATCTTCTTCTCCTTGCTCTGCTGCCGCTCAGCGTCCTCCTTGCGCCCTCCGAATCTCATCTCCAACAGCAGCGGCGGCGTCATCACCCATCTCCCTGGCTTCCAGGGGCCCCTCCCCTTCCACCTCCAAACAGG GTACGTGGAAGTGGACGAGGACAATGGCGTCCACCTCTTCTACTACTTCGTCCGGTCGGAGCGGGAGGACAGCCCCGGCGACGACCCCGTCGTGCTCTGGCTCACGGGCGGCCCTGGATGCTCTGTCCTCACCGGCCTCGCCTACGAGATCG GCCCTCTCAGTTTCGATCTTAACGGCTACGTTGGTGGCTTACCCAAGTTGGTGTATAAACAAGATTCATGGACCAAG GTGAGCAATGTCATATTTCTTGATTCTCCGGTTGGCGCTGGATTTTCGTATTCTCACACGGAGGAAGGCTACAAATCGAGTGATACCAGAGCTGTGAACCAAATCCTCGTCTTCCTCAAAAAG TGGTTTGATAAGTATCCACAGTTCTTTTCAAGTCCTCTCTACATCGCCGGCGATTCCTACTCTGGCATGATCGTGCCAACCGTTACATCTGAAATTGCTAGAG GTAAAGAAGAGGGGAGCCAACCGAATCTAAATCTAAAG GGCTACCTCGTTGGTAATCCAGTCACAGATTTCAACTTCGATGGTCCGTCCAGAATCCCATTTGCTCACGGGATGGGTCTCATATCGGACGAAATATACGAG GCATACGAGAAGAGCTGCAGTGTGGGTGACAGTAGACGCCAAAGCATTGAGTGCATAAATAGCCTTGGCGCCATAGACGAG TGCATCAAAGGCATAAGCCCGAACCACGTTCTGGAGCCCCTGTGCGCTTTCGCGAGTCCCAAGCCGAAGCTAATAAGTTCAGGTGCACGGGAGATGCTCCAGCTCCCAGTCCCAGTGCacactgaggaggaggaggaggagcttcgcTTGTCTGAGATCTCGCTGCAGTGCAGA ACGGCAGGATACATGATGTCCAGCATGTGGGCGAACGATGCCTCGGTACGACAGGCTCTTGGTATCCACAAG GGAACAGTTCCTTCGTGGTCAAGGTGCAACTACGACATACCTTACACGAACGATATTCCGAGTGCAGTGAAGTACCATCTGGATGTGACCACCAAAGGCTACAGGAGTCTAGTTTACAACGGTGACCATGATATGGTCGTGCCTTTTATCGGCACGCAAGCCTGGATCAGGTCTCTTAATTTCTCTACCGTGGATGAGTGGAGGCCATGGTTTGTGGACGGCCAAGTTGCAGG ATTTACAAGGTCATACTCAAACAACCTCACCTTTGCAACCGTCAAG GGTGGTGGGCATACTGCTCCGGAGTACATGCCAAGGCAATGCTTTGCTATGTTTGTGAGGTGGGTTTCTGGTGACCCCCTTTGA
- the LOC103626303 gene encoding serine carboxypeptidase-like 2 isoform X1 — MAITPRLAAIFFSLLCCRSASSLRPPNLISNSSGGVITHLPGFQGPLPFHLQTGYVEVDEDNGVHLFYYFVRSEREDSPGDDPVVLWLTGGPGCSVLTGLAYEIGPLSFDLNGYVGGLPKLVYKQDSWTKVSNVIFLDSPVGAGFSYSHTEEGYKSSDTRAVNQILVFLKKWFDKYPQFFSSPLYIAGDSYSGMIVPTVTSEIARGKEEGSQPNLNLKGYLVGNPVTDFNFDGPSRIPFAHGMGLISDEIYEAYEKSCSVGDSRRQSIECINSLGAIDECIKGISPNHVLEPLCAFASPKPKLISSGAREMLQLPVPVHTEEEEEELRLSEISLQCRTAGYMMSSMWANDASVRQALGIHKGTVPSWSRCNYDIPYTNDIPSAVKYHLDVTTKGYRSLVYNGDHDMVVPFIGTQAWIRSLNFSTVDEWRPWFVDGQVAGLFMQIYKVILKQPHLCNRQGWWAYCSGVHAKAMLCYVCEVGFW; from the exons ATGGCAATAACACCAAGGCTCGCCGCAATCTTCTTCTCCTTGCTCTGCTGCCGCTCAGCGTCCTCCTTGCGCCCTCCGAATCTCATCTCCAACAGCAGCGGCGGCGTCATCACCCATCTCCCTGGCTTCCAGGGGCCCCTCCCCTTCCACCTCCAAACAGG GTACGTGGAAGTGGACGAGGACAATGGCGTCCACCTCTTCTACTACTTCGTCCGGTCGGAGCGGGAGGACAGCCCCGGCGACGACCCCGTCGTGCTCTGGCTCACGGGCGGCCCTGGATGCTCTGTCCTCACCGGCCTCGCCTACGAGATCG GCCCTCTCAGTTTCGATCTTAACGGCTACGTTGGTGGCTTACCCAAGTTGGTGTATAAACAAGATTCATGGACCAAG GTGAGCAATGTCATATTTCTTGATTCTCCGGTTGGCGCTGGATTTTCGTATTCTCACACGGAGGAAGGCTACAAATCGAGTGATACCAGAGCTGTGAACCAAATCCTCGTCTTCCTCAAAAAG TGGTTTGATAAGTATCCACAGTTCTTTTCAAGTCCTCTCTACATCGCCGGCGATTCCTACTCTGGCATGATCGTGCCAACCGTTACATCTGAAATTGCTAGAG GTAAAGAAGAGGGGAGCCAACCGAATCTAAATCTAAAG GGCTACCTCGTTGGTAATCCAGTCACAGATTTCAACTTCGATGGTCCGTCCAGAATCCCATTTGCTCACGGGATGGGTCTCATATCGGACGAAATATACGAG GCATACGAGAAGAGCTGCAGTGTGGGTGACAGTAGACGCCAAAGCATTGAGTGCATAAATAGCCTTGGCGCCATAGACGAG TGCATCAAAGGCATAAGCCCGAACCACGTTCTGGAGCCCCTGTGCGCTTTCGCGAGTCCCAAGCCGAAGCTAATAAGTTCAGGTGCACGGGAGATGCTCCAGCTCCCAGTCCCAGTGCacactgaggaggaggaggaggagcttcgcTTGTCTGAGATCTCGCTGCAGTGCAGA ACGGCAGGATACATGATGTCCAGCATGTGGGCGAACGATGCCTCGGTACGACAGGCTCTTGGTATCCACAAG GGAACAGTTCCTTCGTGGTCAAGGTGCAACTACGACATACCTTACACGAACGATATTCCGAGTGCAGTGAAGTACCATCTGGATGTGACCACCAAAGGCTACAGGAGTCTAGTTTACAACGGTGACCATGATATGGTCGTGCCTTTTATCGGCACGCAAGCCTGGATCAGGTCTCTTAATTTCTCTACCGTGGATGAGTGGAGGCCATGGTTTGTGGACGGCCAAGTTGCAGG GCTATTTATGCAGATTTACAAGGTCATACTCAAACAACCTCACCTTTGCAACCGTCAAG GGTGGTGGGCATACTGCTCCGGAGTACATGCCAAGGCAATGCTTTGCTATGTTTGTGAGGTGGGTTTCTGGTGA